Within the Sporosarcina luteola genome, the region TATGTTCCTTCAAATTATGGAAGATGGTCGATTGACTGATTCGCACGGCCGGACAGTGAGCTTCAAAGACACGGTCATCATTATGACAAGCAACGCCGGAACAGGGGACAAGAAAGTAAGTGTCGGATTTAATCAAACCGCACATGAATCCGTATCCACGCTGGAGTCACTTGGAGACTACTTCAAACCTGAATTCCTGAACCGATTCGATGCGATCGTGTCGTTCAACGAATTGACAGAAGACAATCTACTCGAAATCGTCGACTTGATGCTCGTTGATTTGGAAGAAGCAATTGAAGAAAACGACATCGCAATCTCCATCTCTCCAGAAGCGAAACGGGAATTGGTGAAGCTCGGCTACGACAAACGTTTCGGAGCACGACCACTTCGCAGAGTCATCCAAGACAAAATCGAAGACCCATTAACAGACCTCATTTTGGAAGAAGACGAGATTGAAAAAGTCCACGTTGACGTAGTGGATGAAGAGATTGTCGTAAGTAAAGTGTAATTGTGTGAGAATTGTGTGGGTGCCTGTGCATCACACTATTCAGTAAACACACTACAATTGTATAAAATAAATTAAGAAGCCAACCGTATCAATACTCGGTTGGCTTCTTGCTGTATTTATATAACTTTTCATGAATTGTCATAAATGTGTGGTGCACAGGCACCGGTTTTTGGGGGCACCGGTTTTGCGTTTAAATTCTCTTCAACTCAATACTCGTAATTTCCTCTGCAATGGCTCTTGTTAAGTCTGCTGCTGTTTTGGGGACGAATGACTTTAAGATTGCGTTCACCATCGGTCCCATTACCCCTTTAGCGGTGATGTCCAAGTTCCCGATCATTTCGGTTTTTGAGTCCGAGATGGCGACAGCTTTAAAATAACCGTTGCCCGCGAAGTTTTCATTCAATCCCGTCAAGTCGAATGTGACGAGTGAAGGCTCGCTCCATTCCGTAATGTCGATTTGCAGCTTCACGGTCTTTTGCATAATGCCGATGTCGCCTTTAAACGTCCACGTGGATTGCTTGTCATTCAAAATCTCATGTTCAATATATCCTGGGACGAGGGGTGCCCACCTGTTCATGTCACTTACAAAATCCCATACCTTTTCAATCGGGATGTCCAATTCTGTCGTATGTGTTCCGCTAGGCATTTTCTTATTCCTCCTTTATTATGCTAAAACAATCTCTTCGCTGCTTATAGTACGCGCTGGTGCGCTGCCAATATGCATCCCAGCCAAATAACCGAATGTCAAAGCCGGTCCGATTGTGCCGCCTGCGCCCGGGTATGCGCCGCCCAATATGCCCATCGCTGCGTTGCCTGCAGCATAGAGTCCTGGAATGACTTCTCCACGTAAACTGATGACTTGTCCATGTGCATTAATGCGCGGTCCGCCATTGGTGCCGAGCGATCCTGCGTGAACCGGTAATGCGTAAAATGGCCCTTTTTCAATGGGTCCAATCATCGCTTCACGGCCTTGGAATCTCGTCGCGAAATTTTCAAAGTGCAACGTTCCGCGATTGAAATCGGGATCTTCATGGTGAACAGCATGCTTATTAAAACGCTCGACTGTTGCCTCAAGCTGATCCGGTTCGACTCCGATCTTTTCAGCGAGCTCCCGAATGCTGTTGGCTTGCGCAACCCAGTCCGGTGCGTTTTCACCAGGTGCCATCGTAACGATCAACGCGCGGTCTTTCAGCTTCTGATCAAAAATCATCCATACTCCAGACTCATTCGGCAATGATTGTGAGTTTTGATCATATGTGTAAAATGATTTTGGGAGATCCATATAAGTCGAACCTTCATTCACAAAGCGTTTCCCGTGTTTATTGACAAGTATCGAATTCGCCATTGTCCGTGCTTGCGAGTCGATTTGATTGTAAACTTTTCCTTCGTATTCAATGGTCGGGTCAACGAATGCCGGTGACCACCAAGCTTCACTCATGTTGGCTAGTGCTGCTCCTGCTTCCATCGCCATGATCAACCCGTCTCCTTCATTGTGGGAAGGTGATTGCGGGTGCGTAATCGCCCCTTTTAGGAATGAACGGACAAGCTCTTTGTTCCATTCAAATCCACCGGAGGCAATCATGACGCCTTTTCGTGCACCTATGAAAATGTCTGCCCCATCCTCTTTTTCTGCCCGGATTCCAATGACAGCTCCTTCATCATTCATCACGAGTTCCTTTCCAGGTGTGGAAGTGAGTGTTTGAATGCCGCGATCTAAAACCGCTTTAAAAAGACTGCCAGCCAAAGCCCGTCCCATTGTCGTAATGTTGTTCTCCATCCGAGTTGCAACAATAGTGAAGTCAATATCTCCCGGATCGGCAGCCCCGCCTTCTTCCAGAGTCAATGGAGGGAAGATCGGGTTTCTTCTGATTCTCTCTGACCATTCCCCTAAATCGTTCAAAGGAAACGGAAGGGGGTCGAGTGAACGGCCTTCCTTTTTGCCCCCAGGCAAGTTTGCATAATAGTCGCCATACCCTTTAGGGACCGCAAATCTCACTGGAGTATGCTCGTGAAGATAGTCAATCATCTTTGCACCATTTTCGATATATACATCAATCAATTCCGGATCGGGCTCTTTGCCATGCGTCAGTTTTGTAATATACATTTTCGCTTCTTCATGGGAATCTTCCAAACCAAGCTCTCTCATATAACGGTTATTCGGAATCCAAGGAATGCCGCCGGAAAAAGCTGTCGTACCACCAATCTGGTCTGATTTTTCAAAGATGACCACTTCTGCACCTTGATCATGGGCGAGGATAGCTGTTGTTAACGCAGCGCCCCCACTGCCTAAAACGACCACATCTGTTACCGCATCCCACTTCACGTCATTCTTCATAATCATTTTAATAACCCCCTTATCATTTAGAAGCGCTTTCATTGGAATGAAAAAATTTACTTTATTGACACGGTGTTGTCTTATATAATTATAATTGAATTCATAGTTGTTACAATAATCACATTGCGACCAAGTGTTGAGTTGTTGTCACAATCACCGGGAGTGTCTATGACAGAGATCGTTAATCGACAGGGGGAGATGAATTGTCTACAAAAACAGATCCAAGAGTAATCCGGACTAGGGGAATGTTCGAGGAAGCGTTATTGGGGCTTATGGAGGAAAAAGATTATAAAAAGATCTCGGTAAGGGAGATTGCCGAAAGGTCGACCTTAAATAGGGCAACATTCTACTTGCATTACTACGATAAAGATGAATTGCTGGAGCAGATGCTAGACGAGGCTTTGCAATATTTAAGGAACAGCGTGCGAGTGAAAGAGATTGAATTCAAATACGTCAGTGATAATCCGCACCCGATCTTCATTCGGTTGTTTACTAAAATGATTGAACAAAAACGCTTTTATACTGTCATGCTCGTCCAAGAAAAAGTACCCTACTTCACCGAGTCTGTCAGAGAAATCATTGAAACATTGGTAGAGAGAGGGACGCAGTATATGATTGAAGATAAAATCGAATTCAATGTGCCGGCGGATATGTCGATTGCCTATATTACATCAGCCTATTTGGGCGTCATCATTTGGTGGCTGAAGAACGATATGCCTTACACACCGGCCTACATGGCGAAGCAGCTGACGAGACTTTCGACGGTTGGTCCGTGGGTGGAAAATCCATATCTTAGCAGTAAGAAGCAAAATGAAGTTCGCTGAATTAGCTTTTACATCTGCATTCTTATTTCGTGAAAAATGACATTAGTCCAGGCCTTCTCTCATACAATATATTTGAGGTGGATAAATGCCAAGAGTTAAATACCGGGATAACGACGTCAGTTTAATGGCACGGATGATGAGAGCCGAAGCCGAGGGTGAAGGACAACAGGGGATGCTATATGTTGGCAATGTAATTGTTAACCGCGCTGTTGCAGATTGTTTAGACTTTCGAGATGTAAGAACAATTAATGACGTCATTTTTCAAGTGCAAGGAGGAAATTATTCTTTTGAAGCTGTTCAAAAGGGGAATTTATTCTATCAACGAGCGAGGGAAACTGAAAGAAGACTAGCAAGACGGAACTTGGAAAATTGGAGACAACATCCAGCAAAATTTGCCCTTTGGTACTTCAATCCATTTGGTCCTTGTCCTCCAACGTGGTACAACCAACCTTTTACTGGCCAATTTAAACTTCATTGTTTTTATGAACCGATCGCAGGGACATGTGAAAGTGTTTATGGCGGGTAGGTTGTCTAGTGGTAGAATAGAAAACGACCGGATTCTGGTAATCCGGTCGTTTTCTATTTGTTCGCCACTACTCATCTAGAAAAAGATGGTGCAACAAACGGTCCCGGTCGTCGAAAAACTGCTTCATGATGGAGTAATGGTCCGTTTCCTCCAACGTCGTTTCATGGATTCCGTCTTCCGTGATCTGAACGATTTTGGAGTGCGGGTGAGCCATGATGATCGGCGAGTGGGTGGAGATGATGAACTGGGACCCTTCCTTGACGAGTTCGTTAATCCGCGCTAACAATGACATTTGGCGGAGAGGGGACAGGGCGGCTTCGGGTTCATCCAAAATATACAACCCGTTCCCTCTGAAACGCTCCCTGAATACGGCGAAAAAGGATTCACCATGCGATTGCTCGTGGAGGGATGTGCCTCCGAAGGAATCGATGATCCTCGGTCCGTATGGCTCCTGGTCAAGCTGTTCGATGTTCGTCGCCATATTGTAAAACGTCTCTGCCCGGAAAAAGAAATGATTCCGCGGGCGTTCGGTCCCCTTTACGAGGCGAATATACGCATCGAGCTCCGAGTGGGAATCAAAACTGGAAAAGTTGAAATTCAACGTTCCTCCTTCCGGATTGAATCCATATGCAATTGCAATCCCCTCCAGCAACGTAGACTTTCCCATTCCGTTTTCACCAATCACATACGTTATATTCGGATGAAGCTCCAATTCGTGCAAATTCCGGACGAAGGGAAGAGTGAACGGGAAAGTGCCATGCGGTATTTCTTCCTGCTTCAGGCGCACCGCTCTTATGTATTGGGAATAAGTATCCAATAATGCCACGGTAAAAACCTCCTCTCATTAAGCTGATGGACATACCCATTTATACGGCTTGGTTGAGGAAAGGTTCCGGAATTGTTTGGGTGCCTGTGCAGCACGCAATTCAGATAATACACTACAATTGCATAAAATAAATTTAGAATCCGATCGTATCGGCATTACAATGACGTAATCATGCATGTATATAGATTTGGATGAATTGTCATAAATGTGTGGTGCACAGGCACCTGGTTTTTGTGGAATGAAGATTCATTTTCATTCCGCTCAAATTCCGTTATAATAGGACAGTTGAAGAAACAGGCGAGCCGTTTGACGGTAGCCGTACTATAGATGAAGAAAATCTTGAAAGGGGAATCATCACTTGACCGTTATCATAGGAGAAAAAATGGTTGCGGAAATTGACCACTTGGACAGAAAAGGAAATGGGCAGGCAGCAATTTGGCGTGAGAATGAATTGGGCAACAAGAGAAAGTTGAAGCTCGTCGTTCCGCAAACATTGCCGGGAGAGACCGTGCAAGTTACTGTGGAGGATCCGACCTTGAGATGGAGTAAGGTTATGCCTGAAGAGATATTAGTCGCGAATCCGGACCGTATCGAGGCGCCTTGCCCGCATTTTGAGCTATGTGGCGGCTGTGTCTGGCAGCATTGGAGCTACGATGGCCAGCTGAAGCATAAGACGGATCATGTGAAGAAAGCGTTGGAAAGCGTGGGAATGAATCCGGAGCTTGTCCAGGACACAATCGGCATGGACGAGCATTGGCACTATCGAAATAAAATGGAATTCACCTTTTCGTCTGAAGGGAACCTCGGGCTGCATGAACAAGGGAATTTCCGTAACATCATCCCGCTTGAAACATGCCTGATCGCAGGCAGGAATATGGTCGACGCGACGATGGAAGTGAGCGAGTGGGTGAAGGAGTTTGGCCTGCCAGGCTACAACAAAGATACGCGTGAAGGTCTGCTGCGCCATTTGATGGTTCGTGAGTCGTTTGAAACAGGCGAAATTATGCTTGCATTGTTTGCGACGGAAGCGCCTGCCGGTAATTTGGCGGCTGCAGCGGAAAACTTGATTGAACGGATCACGAAGAACTATCCGAACGTGAAAAGCCTCATGTGGCTTGTGAACACGGATTTGGCGGACCGCACACAATCCGAAGAGACATTCGTATTGGCCGGCCGAGACTTCATCTATGATGAAATGGCTGGGTATCGCTACCGTCTTTGGTTCGATACATTCTTCCAGACGAACCCTGTCCAAGCACAGAAACTAGTTGAGCTTGCACTGGAAATGGGCAAGCCGCAGGAAGACGAAAAAATGATCGACCTGTTTTGTGGCGTCGGGACATTCTCCTTGCCGTTTGCTGCGCGCGTGAAGGAATTGGCCGGCATTGAAATTGTCGAGACGTCGATTGAATCCGCAAAACGGAACGCGGTAGACAATGATTTGCATAACACGACATTCCTTGCACGCGATGCACGTAAAGGAATCGATGAAATACACGAAAGCTGGGGCTTGGCAGATATGTTATTGATTGACCCGCCACGGAGCGGTGCTGGCGGCAAAGTGATGCGCCGGATCGGCCGCGCTCAGCCGAAGCGGATCGTCTACGTATCATGCAACCCGGACACATTCGCAACGGATTCAGCGGAATTACTGCAATTCGGCTACACCCTCCAAAGCGTGCAGCCGGTCGACCTCTTCCCGCACACCGTGCATGTGGAACTCGTCGCGCTGTTGACGTTGGATGAATAAATAAGGAAGGAACTGTCGCTTGTTTGGGTGCCTGTGCAGCAAACAATTCAGATTATGCAATACAATTGAATGAAATAAAAACAGAAGCCAACCATATAAACATTTGGTTGGCTTCTTTCTGTATAACTATAACTAATAATGAATTGTCATAAATGTGTGATGCACAGGCACCAGATTTCTAAGAACCCAAACCAACAAAGGTCTGGGTTCTCTCCTATTTATTACTCCGCAACTTCGACAGCAGCCGCAAAATCTCAAAATACAGCCACACAAGCGTCACCATCAGACCGAACGCGCTGTACCATTCCATATACTTGGGCGCCTGCTGCTCCGCTCCTTTTTCGATGAAATCAAAATCGAGCACAAGATTTAATGCCGCAACAACAACGATTGCGACCGAAATCAGAATGCCTACGAGCCCCGTTTCATGAATGAACGGAACTTCCATGCCGAAGAAGCGGAGAACGAAATCGGCCAAGTACACAAAGAAGATGGCCCCTGTCGCAGCGACTACTCCCAGCTTGAAGTTCTCCGTCACCTTGATGAATCCCGACCGGTACGCGAGCAACAGTGAAAACAGAGTCCCAAGCGTCAACAGAATCGCCTGCGTCGTAATCCCCTCAAACTGGGATTCGAACATCGCCGAAATCCCGCCGATCGCCAAGCCTTCCAAAAGCGCATAAAGCGGAGCCGTGTAAGGAGCCACCTTTTTCACGAAAATCGTAACGAGTGCAACGACAAACCCGCCGCCAAGACCAATCCAGACGAGCGCCTGAATATCGTTCCCTGCAAAATACTGATGCCACGTAAAAACGGCAGTCGCACATAGCAATAAAAACAGGATGAACGTCTTGTTCACAGTCCCTTGAATGGTCATCGACATCCCGTCGTCTGCCCGCAGCCCCTTAAACGTATCTTCCCCTAAACTCGGATTCGCTGATCTCATCATGCATCCCCTTTCTGTGTATACAAAATTGATTAGTAGTTGAGTATACGGGGGAGGGTCGTTATAGTTTCAGGCGATCCGAATAATGATTAGATTTGACTAAGTCA harbors:
- a CDS encoding CoxG family protein — translated: MPSGTHTTELDIPIEKVWDFVSDMNRWAPLVPGYIEHEILNDKQSTWTFKGDIGIMQKTVKLQIDITEWSEPSLVTFDLTGLNENFAGNGYFKAVAISDSKTEMIGNLDITAKGVMGPMVNAILKSFVPKTAADLTRAIAEEITSIELKRI
- a CDS encoding FAD-dependent oxidoreductase, whose product is MIMKNDVKWDAVTDVVVLGSGGAALTTAILAHDQGAEVVIFEKSDQIGGTTAFSGGIPWIPNNRYMRELGLEDSHEEAKMYITKLTHGKEPDPELIDVYIENGAKMIDYLHEHTPVRFAVPKGYGDYYANLPGGKKEGRSLDPLPFPLNDLGEWSERIRRNPIFPPLTLEEGGAADPGDIDFTIVATRMENNITTMGRALAGSLFKAVLDRGIQTLTSTPGKELVMNDEGAVIGIRAEKEDGADIFIGARKGVMIASGGFEWNKELVRSFLKGAITHPQSPSHNEGDGLIMAMEAGAALANMSEAWWSPAFVDPTIEYEGKVYNQIDSQARTMANSILVNKHGKRFVNEGSTYMDLPKSFYTYDQNSQSLPNESGVWMIFDQKLKDRALIVTMAPGENAPDWVAQANSIRELAEKIGVEPDQLEATVERFNKHAVHHEDPDFNRGTLHFENFATRFQGREAMIGPIEKGPFYALPVHAGSLGTNGGPRINAHGQVISLRGEVIPGLYAAGNAAMGILGGAYPGAGGTIGPALTFGYLAGMHIGSAPARTISSEEIVLA
- a CDS encoding TetR/AcrR family transcriptional regulator translates to MSTKTDPRVIRTRGMFEEALLGLMEEKDYKKISVREIAERSTLNRATFYLHYYDKDELLEQMLDEALQYLRNSVRVKEIEFKYVSDNPHPIFIRLFTKMIEQKRFYTVMLVQEKVPYFTESVREIIETLVERGTQYMIEDKIEFNVPADMSIAYITSAYLGVIIWWLKNDMPYTPAYMAKQLTRLSTVGPWVENPYLSSKKQNEVR
- a CDS encoding cell wall hydrolase — its product is MPRVKYRDNDVSLMARMMRAEAEGEGQQGMLYVGNVIVNRAVADCLDFRDVRTINDVIFQVQGGNYSFEAVQKGNLFYQRARETERRLARRNLENWRQHPAKFALWYFNPFGPCPPTWYNQPFTGQFKLHCFYEPIAGTCESVYGG
- a CDS encoding AAA family ATPase: MALLDTYSQYIRAVRLKQEEIPHGTFPFTLPFVRNLHELELHPNITYVIGENGMGKSTLLEGIAIAYGFNPEGGTLNFNFSSFDSHSELDAYIRLVKGTERPRNHFFFRAETFYNMATNIEQLDQEPYGPRIIDSFGGTSLHEQSHGESFFAVFRERFRGNGLYILDEPEAALSPLRQMSLLARINELVKEGSQFIISTHSPIIMAHPHSKIVQITEDGIHETTLEETDHYSIMKQFFDDRDRLLHHLFLDE
- the rlmD gene encoding 23S rRNA (uracil(1939)-C(5))-methyltransferase RlmD, giving the protein MVAEIDHLDRKGNGQAAIWRENELGNKRKLKLVVPQTLPGETVQVTVEDPTLRWSKVMPEEILVANPDRIEAPCPHFELCGGCVWQHWSYDGQLKHKTDHVKKALESVGMNPELVQDTIGMDEHWHYRNKMEFTFSSEGNLGLHEQGNFRNIIPLETCLIAGRNMVDATMEVSEWVKEFGLPGYNKDTREGLLRHLMVRESFETGEIMLALFATEAPAGNLAAAAENLIERITKNYPNVKSLMWLVNTDLADRTQSEETFVLAGRDFIYDEMAGYRYRLWFDTFFQTNPVQAQKLVELALEMGKPQEDEKMIDLFCGVGTFSLPFAARVKELAGIEIVETSIESAKRNAVDNDLHNTTFLARDARKGIDEIHESWGLADMLLIDPPRSGAGGKVMRRIGRAQPKRIVYVSCNPDTFATDSAELLQFGYTLQSVQPVDLFPHTVHVELVALLTLDE
- a CDS encoding Bax inhibitor-1/YccA family protein; the encoded protein is MRSANPSLGEDTFKGLRADDGMSMTIQGTVNKTFILFLLLCATAVFTWHQYFAGNDIQALVWIGLGGGFVVALVTIFVKKVAPYTAPLYALLEGLAIGGISAMFESQFEGITTQAILLTLGTLFSLLLAYRSGFIKVTENFKLGVVAATGAIFFVYLADFVLRFFGMEVPFIHETGLVGILISVAIVVVAALNLVLDFDFIEKGAEQQAPKYMEWYSAFGLMVTLVWLYFEILRLLSKLRSNK